From a region of the Candidatus Eisenbacteria bacterium genome:
- a CDS encoding 4Fe-4S dicluster domain-containing protein → MSYPPFDAAACIGCGACVASCPNAAAMLFTAAKVRHLNTLPQGQPERDARTLKMVAAMGREEFGTCSNHAECEAVCPKGIPLEFIADLNRDLIHAAFQRHREPVRILGVPQHAAHEDV, encoded by the coding sequence ATGTCCTATCCGCCCTTCGACGCGGCCGCGTGCATCGGCTGCGGCGCCTGCGTCGCCTCGTGCCCGAACGCAGCGGCGATGCTGTTCACCGCGGCGAAGGTCCGACACCTGAACACGCTCCCGCAGGGTCAGCCCGAGCGCGACGCGCGGACTCTCAAGATGGTGGCCGCGATGGGTCGCGAGGAGTTCGGAACCTGCTCCAACCACGCCGAGTGCGAGGCCGTGTGCCCGAAGGGCATCCCGCTCGAGTTCATCGCGGACCTGAACCGAGACCTGATCCACGCCGCGTTCCAACGACACCGCGAGCCGGTGCGCATCCTCGGCGTGCCGCAGCACGCGGCTCACGAGGACGTGTAG